A single region of the Syntrophotaleaceae bacterium genome encodes:
- a CDS encoding O-acetylhomoserine aminocarboxypropyltransferase/cysteine synthase family protein, translated as MSEKTSYRIGTEALHGGQDPDPATKSRAVPIYQTSSYVFDSSAHAARLFALEEPGNIYTRIMNPTTDVLEKRLAAMDGGVGALAVASGTSAILLAILNLARAGDNIVSTSFLYGGTYNLFNHTLPRMGIKVTFVDSSDPANVAAAIDDGTKAIFSETIGNPKNNVDDFEALAAIAREHRIPFIVDNTVATPVLFRPIDHGADIVCYSLTKFIGGHGTSLGGAVVDSGHFDWSSGRFPEFTTPDPSYHGLIYHEALGSMAYIAKMRVTLLRDLGPCISPFNSFLLLQGLETLPVRMPRHCSNALELARFLEGHPQVSWVNYPGLPSHPDHQRALRYLPKGQGGILGFGIKGGKEAGTRFIDAVKLASHLANIGDAKTLVIHPASTTHQQLSPEQQKATGVSPDFIRVSVGIEDIEDIIADFDQALKAAAVGS; from the coding sequence ATGTCTGAAAAAACATCCTACCGGATCGGTACCGAAGCCCTGCACGGCGGCCAGGACCCGGATCCGGCGACCAAATCACGCGCTGTCCCCATCTATCAGACCTCATCGTATGTCTTCGACTCCTCCGCTCATGCCGCACGGCTTTTCGCTCTGGAGGAGCCGGGCAACATCTATACCCGGATCATGAATCCGACGACGGATGTGCTGGAGAAACGACTTGCCGCCATGGACGGCGGCGTTGGGGCTCTGGCCGTGGCTTCCGGAACATCGGCCATTCTTCTGGCCATCCTGAATCTGGCCCGGGCGGGTGACAATATCGTCTCGACCAGTTTCCTTTACGGGGGCACCTACAATCTTTTCAACCACACCCTGCCCCGCATGGGGATCAAGGTCACCTTTGTCGACAGCTCCGACCCCGCCAATGTGGCCGCGGCCATCGACGACGGCACCAAGGCGATCTTTTCCGAGACCATCGGCAACCCGAAAAACAATGTCGATGACTTTGAGGCCCTGGCCGCCATCGCCCGGGAACATCGCATTCCCTTTATCGTCGACAACACGGTGGCGACTCCTGTGCTGTTTCGCCCCATCGACCATGGCGCCGATATCGTCTGCTACTCTCTGACCAAGTTTATCGGCGGCCACGGAACCTCACTGGGAGGGGCGGTTGTGGACAGCGGCCATTTCGACTGGTCGAGCGGCCGTTTTCCCGAATTCACCACCCCGGACCCGAGTTACCACGGGCTGATCTATCACGAGGCCCTGGGCAGCATGGCCTACATCGCCAAGATGCGGGTCACCCTGCTGCGCGACCTCGGCCCCTGCATCTCACCCTTCAACAGCTTTCTGCTTCTTCAGGGGCTGGAAACCCTGCCCGTGCGCATGCCCCGGCACTGCAGCAATGCCCTGGAACTGGCGCGGTTCCTCGAAGGACATCCTCAGGTGTCCTGGGTGAATTATCCCGGCCTGCCCAGCCACCCCGACCATCAGCGGGCCCTCCGTTACCTGCCCAAGGGCCAGGGCGGTATCCTCGGCTTCGGCATCAAGGGGGGCAAGGAAGCCGGTACCCGCTTTATCGATGCGGTGAAGCTGGCCAGTCATCTGGCCAACATCGGCGATGCCAAAACCCTGGTCATTCATCCGGCCTCGACCACTCATCAGCAATTGTCGCCGGAGCAGCAAAAAGCCACCGGAGTCAGTCCTGATTTTATCCGGGTCTCCGTCGGCATCGAGGACATCGAGGACATTATCGCTGATTTCGATCAGGCGTTGAAGGCAGCGGCCGTTGGCTCGTAG
- a CDS encoding NFACT family protein, translating to MDSLDIEAILDEVGELLAGAAISKIYQPSSDTLIFKLWTGRESHRLLISVAPGRARIHLTNQPYPNPPAPARFCQLLRARLTRLIRMEQEPGGRIVRLVFSGAARGTEGPAVYTLVAELFDSHGNLVLLDQQGRIVDVLKRIRGDGRRELLPGREYHQPPSPQNRMQSERKLSSVPLEASPSQAADDDYMRREGQSDGLDERRVLQTLVRRQLKRLATRKARILIERGAAEGAEDLREKGELLLANLHRLRPGMAAVDLENYYRDPPEPVSIPLEARLNPRENAEKYFNRYKKLKRSRDHIARRLKVTEDEYNWLDHVALALEEAETADDLGTIRRELTEARLLPPLPRPPASQRSADPARGVKQALSPNGYRLYWGTSNRVNDHVSRHLVKGEDLWFHALNIPGSHLVLKKDREGPVPLEDQLYAASLAAGYSRGKGEGKVDVMVAEGKWVKKSKGARPGLVVVKQYRTLTVAPRRG from the coding sequence ATGGACAGCCTGGATATCGAAGCGATCCTCGATGAGGTGGGCGAACTTCTCGCCGGTGCTGCAATCAGCAAAATATATCAGCCTTCGTCGGACACTCTGATCTTCAAGCTCTGGACCGGCCGCGAGTCCCACCGTCTTCTGATTTCGGTCGCTCCCGGTCGAGCGCGTATTCATCTCACCAACCAGCCGTATCCCAACCCGCCGGCACCGGCGCGTTTCTGTCAACTTCTGCGGGCGAGACTGACCAGGCTGATAAGGATGGAACAGGAGCCGGGAGGAAGGATCGTCCGCCTGGTGTTCAGCGGAGCGGCCAGAGGGACCGAAGGGCCCGCCGTATACACCCTTGTGGCAGAACTGTTCGATTCTCATGGAAATCTGGTGCTGCTGGACCAGCAGGGGCGCATTGTAGATGTCTTGAAAAGGATACGGGGAGACGGACGCAGAGAACTTCTCCCCGGCCGGGAGTATCACCAACCCCCCTCTCCACAGAATAGGATGCAAAGCGAAAGAAAATTGTCTTCCGTACCCTTAGAGGCTTCACCCTCCCAAGCGGCCGATGATGACTACATGCGGCGGGAAGGGCAGAGCGATGGCCTGGACGAAAGGCGGGTCCTGCAGACCCTCGTCCGGCGTCAATTGAAACGCCTGGCCACACGAAAGGCCCGGATTCTTATCGAGCGTGGGGCCGCGGAGGGTGCGGAGGATCTGCGGGAGAAGGGGGAATTGCTTTTGGCCAATCTGCACCGCCTGCGGCCCGGAATGGCGGCCGTCGACCTGGAAAACTATTACAGAGATCCGCCGGAACCGGTCTCCATCCCTTTGGAGGCGCGCCTGAACCCGAGGGAGAATGCGGAGAAGTATTTTAACCGTTACAAAAAATTGAAGCGAAGCCGCGACCATATCGCCCGTCGCCTGAAAGTAACGGAAGACGAGTACAACTGGCTGGACCATGTGGCGCTGGCTCTGGAAGAGGCGGAAACCGCAGATGATCTTGGCACGATCCGGCGGGAACTGACAGAGGCCCGTCTGCTGCCGCCGTTGCCCCGTCCCCCCGCTTCACAGCGCAGCGCCGATCCCGCCCGCGGGGTGAAGCAAGCCCTGTCTCCGAACGGCTATCGCCTCTACTGGGGGACCAGCAACCGGGTCAACGACCATGTCAGCCGGCATCTGGTCAAGGGGGAAGACCTGTGGTTCCACGCCCTGAACATCCCCGGCTCTCACCTGGTTCTGAAAAAAGACCGGGAAGGCCCGGTTCCGCTCGAGGATCAGCTCTACGCCGCATCCCTGGCTGCCGGATATTCCCGGGGGAAAGGGGAGGGAAAAGTAGACGTGATGGTCGCAGAGGGCAAGTGGGTGAAAAAGTCCAAGGGGGCACGGCCCGGGCTGGTCGTGGTGAAACAGTACCGGACCTTGACGGTGGCTCCGAGGAGAGGATGA
- a CDS encoding proline dehydrogenase family protein, with amino-acid sequence MLLRRMLLFLSRQRFLEEFFRKNHFGSRAKKRFVAGETRLEALNTTYRLNREGFKVTLDYLGEEVSAAQDAAAAVEEYTALVRDLARENLDAGLSVKLSHLGVRVDPDLAFENLLQVLNTAREYDRFVRVDMEGSDLTEITLDLVHRAHAQYKNIGTVIQSHLRSSGEDLDHLVREGIPVRLVKGAYLENANVAFQNREDTLLSFMRLAETLLKEGQQPAIATHDEKLIEFASDMAFIFGLDESDFEFQMLYGIRRTLQAELLSKGHRVRIYLPYGKDWYGYFMRRLAERPANLWFLLRHLRE; translated from the coding sequence ATGCTTTTGCGCCGAATGCTCCTTTTTCTTTCCCGACAACGGTTCCTCGAAGAGTTTTTTCGCAAAAACCATTTTGGAAGCCGGGCCAAAAAGCGGTTTGTCGCTGGAGAAACCCGCCTGGAAGCTCTGAACACCACCTATCGCCTCAACCGGGAAGGCTTCAAGGTCACTCTCGATTATCTGGGGGAGGAAGTATCGGCTGCGCAGGATGCGGCCGCAGCCGTTGAGGAATATACAGCTCTTGTCCGTGATCTCGCCCGGGAAAATCTCGATGCCGGGCTCTCGGTCAAGCTATCCCATCTGGGTGTTCGGGTCGACCCGGATCTCGCCTTCGAAAACCTTCTGCAGGTCCTCAATACGGCCAGGGAATATGACCGTTTCGTCCGGGTGGACATGGAAGGTTCCGATCTTACCGAAATAACCCTGGATCTGGTTCACCGGGCGCATGCCCAGTATAAAAACATCGGAACCGTCATACAATCCCACCTACGTTCCTCGGGCGAAGATCTGGACCACCTAGTCCGGGAGGGGATACCCGTTCGCCTGGTCAAAGGGGCGTACCTGGAAAACGCCAATGTCGCCTTCCAGAACAGGGAGGATACTCTCCTGTCCTTCATGCGCCTGGCGGAAACCCTTCTCAAAGAGGGGCAGCAGCCGGCCATCGCCACCCATGACGAAAAATTGATCGAATTTGCCTCCGATATGGCTTTCATATTCGGGCTGGACGAATCCGATTTTGAATTCCAGATGCTCTACGGCATTCGCCGCACTCTGCAGGCCGAATTGCTCAGCAAAGGACATCGTGTGCGTATCTACCTGCCCTACGGCAAGGACTGGTACGGCTACTTCATGCGCCGCCTCGCCGAGCGCCCCGCGAATCTGTGGTTTCTGCTGAGGCATTTGAGGGAATAA
- a CDS encoding HU family DNA-binding protein: protein MNKSELVEALAREKGLTYKKAEEIVNILLQSMTQTLADGGRIEIRGFGSIVVKDYKAYTGRNPKTGEVIQVKPKKLPFFKVGKALRDRINN, encoded by the coding sequence ATGAACAAATCTGAACTTGTAGAAGCTTTGGCCCGGGAAAAAGGTTTGACCTACAAGAAGGCCGAAGAGATCGTCAATATCCTGTTGCAGTCAATGACACAGACTTTGGCGGATGGAGGCCGTATAGAAATTCGCGGTTTCGGAAGCATCGTGGTCAAGGATTACAAGGCATACACCGGCCGGAATCCGAAAACGGGGGAAGTCATCCAGGTTAAACCCAAAAAACTCCCTTTTTTCAAGGTCGGCAAAGCGCTTAGGGACAGAATCAACAATTGA
- the bioB gene encoding biotin synthase BioB, protein MRHQINQWTDKVLSGGNLSAEDGLKMLHLEGADLAYLFAGAQLLREHFFGRKIALCSIINAKSGLCREDCAFCAQSAHHQAEAPIYPLKDVEEILAGARLAEQRGCRCYGIVTSGNRLQPGEEMDRILTAIREIRRTTSIRPSASLGFLDSATGAALAAAGCITYHHNLETARSFFHRICTTHDYEEAVETVRVAKAAGMAVCSGGIFGLGEDLRQRVELATTLRDLKVDSIPLNFLAPVPGTPLGNRRELTPMDCLRIIALFRYLLPDRRISVCGGRELNLREFQSWIFLAGASGVMVGNYLTRRGRELSDDLQLIEDAGLQYDGCP, encoded by the coding sequence ATGAGACACCAGATCAATCAGTGGACGGATAAGGTCTTGAGCGGCGGGAATTTATCTGCTGAGGACGGCCTGAAAATGCTTCATCTGGAGGGGGCCGATCTGGCATACCTTTTTGCCGGAGCCCAGCTCTTGAGGGAACACTTTTTCGGCCGCAAGATCGCTCTCTGTTCCATCATCAATGCAAAATCCGGCTTGTGCCGGGAAGACTGCGCCTTCTGCGCCCAGTCCGCCCATCATCAGGCAGAGGCTCCGATCTATCCTCTGAAAGATGTCGAAGAAATTCTGGCAGGGGCTCGATTGGCAGAACAGAGGGGATGTCGCTGTTACGGCATCGTCACCAGCGGCAACCGTCTGCAACCTGGCGAGGAGATGGACCGGATTCTGACCGCCATCCGGGAGATCCGCCGAACCACCTCTATTCGGCCATCGGCATCTCTTGGGTTTCTGGATTCCGCAACTGGAGCCGCCCTGGCGGCTGCCGGGTGCATCACCTACCATCACAATCTGGAAACGGCCCGTTCTTTTTTTCATCGTATCTGCACCACTCACGACTATGAGGAGGCCGTGGAAACCGTTCGGGTGGCCAAGGCCGCCGGAATGGCAGTCTGCAGCGGGGGAATTTTCGGGCTTGGAGAAGATCTGCGGCAGCGGGTGGAGTTGGCCACCACCCTTCGCGATCTGAAGGTCGATTCGATCCCGCTGAATTTTCTGGCTCCGGTGCCCGGCACCCCCCTCGGCAACCGGCGGGAGTTGACCCCCATGGACTGCCTGAGGATCATCGCCCTGTTCCGGTATCTGCTGCCGGACAGACGGATCAGCGTCTGCGGCGGACGGGAGCTGAACCTCAGGGAATTTCAGTCCTGGATCTTTCTGGCCGGTGCCAGCGGGGTCATGGTGGGAAACTATCTGACCCGTCGCGGGCGTGAATTGTCGGACGATCTCCAACTGATCGAGGATGCGGGGTTGCAGTATGACGGTTGCCCCTGA
- the bioD gene encoding dethiobiotin synthase, whose protein sequence is MTVAPDPGTRGIFVTGTDTSVGKTIVAAGLARLLADSGIDVGVLKPVESGVPDPDGPGEDAALLACASGCREPIDLISPYRLREPLAPSLAARRAGIDIRLSVILDAAKSMSCRHEFTLAEGAGGFLVPLAGKLLVADIASHLAWPLLIVCRPGLGTINHTLLTVEAACRRNLPLAGLIVNGMPSEPDPAEAHAPEMLAELTGLPVWGSLPRVEEGDPQRKVKIIAGCLRRFADCDRFVKEIKNYRKNK, encoded by the coding sequence ATGACGGTTGCCCCTGATCCGGGAACGCGGGGAATTTTCGTCACCGGAACCGATACCTCCGTCGGCAAGACAATCGTAGCAGCGGGACTGGCCCGTTTGCTGGCTGACAGCGGCATCGATGTCGGCGTCTTGAAACCGGTGGAAAGCGGCGTGCCCGACCCCGATGGGCCGGGAGAAGACGCAGCCTTGCTTGCATGTGCATCGGGCTGTCGGGAACCGATCGATCTGATCAGCCCCTATCGGCTTCGCGAACCGCTGGCTCCATCCCTTGCCGCCAGGCGGGCGGGAATCGATATCCGGCTTTCCGTCATCCTGGACGCGGCCAAATCGATGTCCTGCCGCCACGAGTTTACGCTTGCAGAGGGGGCCGGAGGATTCCTCGTACCCTTAGCTGGGAAGCTTCTGGTTGCCGATATCGCTTCCCATCTCGCATGGCCCCTGCTCATTGTCTGCCGGCCTGGCCTCGGGACCATCAACCATACCTTGCTGACGGTGGAAGCCGCTTGCCGAAGAAATCTGCCCCTGGCCGGATTGATCGTCAACGGCATGCCCTCCGAGCCCGACCCTGCCGAGGCGCATGCCCCGGAGATGCTGGCCGAACTGACCGGCCTGCCGGTGTGGGGAAGCCTGCCCAGGGTGGAGGAGGGCGATCCGCAACGGAAAGTGAAAATAATAGCGGGCTGTCTTCGTCGATTTGCGGACTGTGATCGGTTTGTAAAAGAAATAAAAAATTATCGAAAAAACAAATAG
- the bioA gene encoding adenosylmethionine--8-amino-7-oxononanoate transaminase, with protein MTKEQILEFDRRHVWHPCTQEKDHETFPPIPVSHGEGVYLVDMDGKRYIDGVSSWWVNLFGHNHPRLNRALAEQAGRVAHHIFAGFTHESAVELARRLCEMTPGHLTKVFFADNGSSAVEVALKMSFQYWQQTGHIRKTRFVSLSEGYHGETIGALSVSGCDLYRQVYQPLLLDTWRVQGPDCYRCPYGQERNSCAAQCFEHLEKLVVSRRDEIAAVIVEPLIQGAAGMRIYPPVYLKKLRRLCDDCQVHYIADEIAVGFGRTGRMFANEHAGVAPDLLCLSKGITGGYMPLSVTLAIEDIYRAFYDEYPTLKAFLHSHSYSGNPLACALAVEVLKIFEEERILESLIGKMAILDKAVERFESLPHVGEFRRCGMVAALELVLDKTGKVPFPWQERRGYRVFQESLKRGALLRPLGNVVYFMPPLTISSAELETLLDIAYDSVITTVAGG; from the coding sequence ATGACCAAGGAACAAATTCTCGAATTCGACCGCCGCCACGTCTGGCATCCCTGCACCCAGGAGAAGGACCACGAAACCTTTCCGCCCATTCCCGTTTCCCACGGGGAGGGGGTCTATCTGGTGGACATGGACGGCAAACGCTACATTGACGGGGTGTCCTCCTGGTGGGTCAATCTTTTCGGCCATAATCATCCCCGTCTCAATCGAGCCCTGGCCGAGCAGGCCGGACGGGTCGCCCATCATATTTTTGCCGGTTTTACCCATGAATCTGCCGTGGAACTGGCCCGTAGACTTTGCGAAATGACCCCCGGCCATTTGACTAAAGTTTTTTTCGCCGACAACGGATCATCCGCGGTGGAAGTGGCTCTGAAAATGAGTTTTCAGTACTGGCAGCAGACGGGTCATATCCGGAAGACCCGGTTCGTTTCTCTGAGCGAAGGCTACCACGGAGAAACCATCGGCGCTCTTTCGGTCAGCGGCTGCGATCTCTATCGGCAGGTCTATCAGCCACTGCTGCTGGATACCTGGCGGGTCCAGGGACCCGATTGCTATCGCTGCCCCTATGGACAGGAGCGAAACAGTTGTGCTGCCCAGTGCTTCGAACACCTTGAAAAACTTGTCGTCTCCCGCAGAGATGAAATTGCTGCCGTAATCGTCGAACCCCTGATCCAGGGTGCGGCGGGCATGCGCATCTACCCTCCTGTCTATCTGAAAAAACTGCGGCGCCTGTGCGACGACTGCCAGGTTCACTACATTGCCGACGAGATCGCCGTGGGTTTCGGCAGAACCGGCAGAATGTTCGCCAACGAGCATGCGGGGGTGGCGCCCGATCTGCTCTGCCTGTCCAAGGGGATTACCGGGGGGTATATGCCCCTCTCGGTGACCCTGGCCATTGAAGACATTTACCGGGCCTTTTACGACGAGTATCCGACCCTCAAGGCCTTTCTCCATTCCCACTCCTACAGCGGCAATCCTCTGGCCTGTGCCCTCGCCGTCGAAGTGCTGAAAATCTTCGAGGAGGAACGGATTCTCGAGAGCCTGATCGGAAAGATGGCGATACTCGACAAGGCGGTGGAGCGTTTCGAGAGTTTGCCCCACGTCGGTGAATTCCGTCGCTGCGGTATGGTGGCAGCGCTGGAACTGGTCCTGGACAAGACGGGCAAGGTTCCTTTTCCGTGGCAGGAAAGGCGAGGCTATCGGGTTTTTCAGGAATCATTGAAAAGAGGCGCGTTGCTGCGGCCCCTGGGAAACGTCGTTTACTTCATGCCGCCGTTGACCATATCTTCCGCCGAACTGGAGACTCTGCTCGATATCGCGTATGATTCGGTTATAACTACAGTAGCTGGTGGCTAG
- a CDS encoding nicotinamidase, protein MLQPAKMLQEGDGLLVVDVQNDFCPGGTLAIEGGDEVVPVLNSWIQAARERGLPVYLSRDWHPKGHPSFSPQQGPWPVHCLQDTEGAAFHPDLMVPEGSVVVTKGVRFDQDQLSVFDETGFSAKLRRDGVRRLWIGGLALDVCVMESAMDARREGFEVCLLLPACRPVTREGGEKALDRLRRMGAEVIN, encoded by the coding sequence ATGCTTCAGCCCGCAAAGATGCTGCAGGAAGGTGATGGACTGCTGGTCGTGGACGTGCAGAACGATTTCTGCCCCGGTGGAACTCTGGCCATCGAGGGGGGCGACGAGGTCGTTCCTGTTCTCAATTCCTGGATCCAGGCCGCACGAGAACGAGGATTGCCGGTTTATCTGTCCCGTGATTGGCATCCAAAAGGGCATCCCAGCTTCTCGCCCCAACAGGGACCCTGGCCGGTGCATTGCCTGCAGGATACCGAAGGGGCCGCTTTCCACCCGGATCTGATGGTTCCCGAAGGCTCCGTGGTGGTGACCAAGGGTGTTCGTTTCGACCAGGATCAGCTGTCCGTTTTTGACGAAACGGGATTTTCCGCCAAGCTGCGGCGCGACGGTGTCAGACGCCTCTGGATCGGAGGACTGGCGCTCGACGTTTGTGTCATGGAGTCGGCAATGGACGCCCGTCGTGAGGGGTTCGAAGTCTGCCTGCTGTTGCCGGCCTGCCGGCCGGTCACCAGAGAGGGAGGCGAAAAGGCTCTGGACCGGTTGCGCCGGATGGGTGCGGAAGTGATTAACTGA
- a CDS encoding GGDEF domain-containing protein, with product MAPATAVIDASLDFNGDPRVLLRKFTWVGLLCLVAILVTATYGIFRVFSWQLKKRIEENAPGICQVVMIKDKKSLISVDAAGRTTLKLPAADRPLFDKRLRNYLESFAADSMRVYDLDYRIIYETFNQKAGESGQRIPELAAALSGTTAHRLEKNVLAPDLEGNLQGPADQVVSYIPIWGRNRRVLGAFEIRKSLGPYRHEIARQVAFSALVLGGVLIALFGCIYIMVKKGTERLARAQEILHFLATTDPLTGVFNRREVLVKADASFSRRGRDSNNRSNHVFGCLMLDFDDFKNINDRHGHHVGDRVLQELATRLKSTLRPYDIVGRFGGEEFLVVMPETTSEQCRDIAERLGRAVREKPFVVDNLEIECSISIGGATAHPFDKDVASIIQRADEGLYQAKRLGKDCAAWC from the coding sequence ATGGCTCCTGCCACCGCCGTCATAGACGCTTCTCTCGACTTTAATGGCGATCCTCGGGTCCTGCTGCGAAAGTTTACCTGGGTGGGACTTCTTTGCCTTGTCGCCATTCTGGTGACGGCGACTTACGGCATCTTCCGCGTTTTTTCCTGGCAGTTGAAAAAGAGGATCGAAGAAAATGCCCCCGGGATCTGCCAGGTTGTCATGATAAAGGACAAGAAGAGCCTGATCTCGGTCGACGCCGCAGGACGAACCACGCTGAAACTCCCCGCGGCGGATCGACCCTTGTTTGATAAGCGGCTGCGAAACTATCTCGAATCCTTTGCTGCCGATTCAATGCGGGTTTATGATCTGGATTATCGAATCATCTACGAAACCTTCAACCAAAAAGCGGGGGAGTCGGGCCAACGGATTCCGGAATTGGCGGCCGCACTTTCCGGAACAACGGCCCATCGGCTTGAAAAGAACGTCCTTGCACCCGACCTCGAGGGAAACCTTCAGGGGCCCGCCGACCAGGTGGTCAGTTACATCCCCATCTGGGGCCGCAATCGTAGGGTTCTAGGCGCTTTCGAGATTCGCAAAAGCCTTGGGCCTTACCGTCACGAGATTGCCCGCCAGGTGGCTTTTTCGGCCCTGGTGCTGGGAGGGGTGCTCATTGCTCTTTTCGGCTGTATCTATATCATGGTTAAAAAGGGAACCGAGCGACTGGCCCGGGCTCAGGAGATTCTTCATTTTCTGGCAACCACCGATCCCCTGACCGGCGTTTTCAACCGCCGGGAGGTATTGGTAAAGGCCGACGCGAGTTTTTCCCGACGGGGAAGGGACTCCAACAACAGATCCAACCATGTCTTCGGTTGCCTGATGCTCGATTTCGACGATTTCAAAAACATCAACGATCGACATGGTCATCATGTCGGTGATCGGGTTCTGCAGGAACTGGCGACCCGGCTCAAATCGACCTTGCGGCCTTATGACATCGTCGGCCGCTTCGGCGGCGAAGAGTTCCTGGTGGTGATGCCCGAGACTACCTCGGAACAGTGCCGGGACATTGCCGAGAGATTGGGCCGGGCGGTCAGGGAAAAACCTTTTGTGGTCGACAACCTGGAAATCGAGTGTTCGATCAGTATCGGCGGGGCGACCGCCCATCCTTTCGATAAGGATGTCGCGAGTATTATTCAGAGGGCTGACGAAGGGCTCTATCAGGCAAAAAGACTGGGCAAGGATTGCGCTGCCTGGTGTTGA
- a CDS encoding secretin N-terminal domain-containing protein codes for MIGGWTKRCHSNALILLVLGFCLFSVPARADIKVLHLRHISSNRALPMVKDLIGSSGKVTEWENKLIVNASPEEIASVEEVLSQIDVPPVMLKISVRRENRSVLAGHDNLGLPPVDRPPGNKSSNLNLGNSLEETEYFLRVQEGLQGFLLVGQSVPFIREMAVLAHRHAGYRQNLDFQLINSGFWVRPVLVGEMAHLDIRPHLEGFQKNSAGLTGMPSPIDLQNLETSVRVPLGRWVDIAGVLREADEISRAIVTWKTGNSRKETTLWLKIDRQQDDFHD; via the coding sequence ATGATCGGCGGTTGGACCAAAAGATGCCATAGCAATGCTCTGATTCTGCTCGTCCTGGGGTTTTGCCTGTTTTCGGTTCCGGCGAGAGCGGATATCAAGGTTTTGCATCTGCGACACATATCGTCCAATAGGGCACTACCAATGGTAAAGGATCTCATCGGCAGCAGCGGCAAAGTGACCGAATGGGAAAATAAACTGATCGTCAACGCCTCCCCGGAGGAGATAGCTTCTGTTGAGGAGGTTTTGAGTCAGATCGATGTGCCCCCTGTCATGCTGAAAATTTCAGTCAGACGAGAAAACCGCAGTGTTCTCGCCGGCCACGATAACCTGGGCCTTCCTCCCGTGGACCGTCCCCCTGGCAACAAGTCGTCAAATTTAAATCTCGGCAATTCGCTGGAAGAGACGGAATATTTTCTGCGGGTGCAGGAAGGGCTGCAGGGGTTTCTTCTGGTCGGTCAATCGGTGCCTTTCATCCGGGAAATGGCGGTTCTTGCCCATCGCCATGCCGGATATCGTCAAAATCTTGACTTTCAGCTTATCAATTCCGGGTTCTGGGTCCGCCCGGTTCTGGTAGGAGAAATGGCCCATCTGGACATCCGTCCCCATCTGGAAGGGTTTCAAAAAAATTCCGCCGGCCTGACCGGGATGCCAAGTCCTATCGACCTGCAGAACCTTGAAACATCAGTGCGGGTACCTCTTGGCCGATGGGTTGATATAGCGGGGGTGCTCAGGGAGGCCGATGAAATCTCCCGCGCTATCGTCACCTGGAAAACAGGCAACTCCCGGAAAGAAACTACCCTGTGGCTGAAGATCGACCGCCAACAGGACGATTTTCACGACTGA
- a CDS encoding CpsB/CapC family capsule biosynthesis tyrosine phosphatase, translating to MIDWHCHMLPGIDDGPETMVESLAMGRMLAAAGFRVVHCTPHCMSGRYDTGPDQVRELTERMQRNLLAAGIPLLVKPGMEYYLDENFPEKLIDPLALGESRLLLVEIPGKAGVEVILENVYLILQRGLKPLFAHPERSPLLNESLPAKNNGVLRSRIGKLFGRRLPATRGEQMSCHDLRLTLQEAGCLFQGNLGSFAGWYGAAVRQAAQRFLENDLYSRLGSDGHGCRFLEGNLLPGLSLVREHPRGNILLDSPLPSGVTLQTQEPVNW from the coding sequence ATGATTGACTGGCACTGTCATATGCTGCCCGGAATCGACGACGGTCCGGAAACCATGGTCGAGTCCCTGGCTATGGGGAGAATGCTGGCCGCCGCCGGTTTTCGAGTCGTGCATTGCACACCTCACTGTATGTCCGGGCGCTATGATACAGGTCCCGATCAGGTCAGGGAACTGACCGAGCGGATGCAGCGCAACCTGCTTGCGGCCGGAATCCCTTTGCTAGTAAAACCGGGGATGGAGTATTATCTCGACGAAAATTTTCCCGAGAAATTGATAGATCCCCTCGCTTTGGGTGAAAGCCGTTTGCTGCTTGTCGAAATTCCCGGCAAGGCCGGAGTGGAAGTCATTCTGGAAAACGTATACCTTATTCTGCAAAGGGGACTTAAACCACTTTTCGCTCACCCCGAACGGTCCCCCCTGCTGAACGAGTCCCTTCCCGCAAAAAACAACGGGGTGCTGAGAAGCCGGATCGGAAAACTGTTCGGCAGGCGACTGCCTGCAACTCGAGGGGAACAGATGTCCTGTCATGATCTTCGCCTGACTCTGCAGGAGGCGGGGTGTCTGTTCCAGGGCAACCTCGGAAGTTTTGCCGGATGGTACGGTGCTGCGGTCCGACAGGCGGCTCAGCGCTTTCTTGAAAACGATCTGTATAGCCGTCTGGGCAGCGACGGGCACGGGTGTCGCTTTCTGGAAGGAAACCTGCTACCCGGACTGTCTCTGGTACGGGAACACCCAAGGGGTAACATTCTTCTCGACAGCCCGCTGCCCAGCGGTGTCACCCTGCAGACCCAGGAACCCGTCAACTGGTGA